The following nucleotide sequence is from Thermostaphylospora chromogena.
GCCCGTAACGCCGAGTCGATCCAAGGCGTAGAGGAGACGGCGAAGACCGGGGGAGGAGAGTAGTTCACAATGGCGCAGGCGAGTTCCGGCGGCGGAGGCCGTCCACCGGGAACGGGCACCGGCTCGGGCGGCGGTAAGAACAAGCCGCCGGCCGCCGCCTCGCCCCCTCGCGACCGCGTGACGGAACGGAGCGGCAACCCTCCTACCGGCGATGACACCGTCGAGGTGGCAAAGTCACCAGGTGACGGTAGCGTGGCGTCGCACAAGCCCGATGTCCCGGTGAGCGAGAAGACCAAGGACGGTCAGAAGGTGACCACAACCAGAGACGACAGGCCGGCGAACCCTCAGGTTCACGCGCCCGGGGACAGGCAGGCCCACAACTCCGGTGACCAGCAGACCCCTCCGCGTGGTGATGGGCAGGCTTCCCCCCAGCTCGCGTCCGTCGACGCCAGGCCGCCCGCATCCGACAATGGCACGGCGGGACCGACCCGTCCCGCTCCTCGCCCGGTCAGTGGTTCCGGCGGGACGTCCAGCCCTCCTCCCCCCGGCGAGACCGCTGTGCTCGGCGGGGCGGCACCCGGCATGATGAACGGCGGTGGTGGGGTGCAAGTCGAAACCCCTTCTTCCACGACACGGCCCAAGAAGCAGTCCGGCTCCGCGCGCGGCCCGCGCCAGGCACACCTGGTGCTCCGCCGCATCGAACCGTGGTCCGCCATGAAGTTCAGCTTCGTGCTGTCTCTGGTGTCCTTCGTCATCCTCTTCGTGGCGGT
It contains:
- a CDS encoding DUF3566 domain-containing protein, whose product is MTERSGNPPTGDDTVEVAKSPGDGSVASHKPDVPVSEKTKDGQKVTTTRDDRPANPQVHAPGDRQAHNSGDQQTPPRGDGQASPQLASVDARPPASDNGTAGPTRPAPRPVSGSGGTSSPPPPGETAVLGGAAPGMMNGGGGVQVETPSSTTRPKKQSGSARGPRQAHLVLRRIEPWSAMKFSFVLSLVSFVILFVAVAVLYSVLSGLGVFESIVSTINSITNADAGSPGAIDASSWFDPVRILGFTALIGAIDVVLITALSTLGAVIYNLASSVVGGVEVTLTEAE